From the genome of Carassius gibelio isolate Cgi1373 ecotype wild population from Czech Republic chromosome B10, carGib1.2-hapl.c, whole genome shotgun sequence, one region includes:
- the LOC127966187 gene encoding gastrula zinc finger protein XlCGF8.2DB isoform X2 → MRSKQGKPTMDTNNASKPILFQIFDMPIKDLMALKKEKEVLCDIEEKDQYENQHDFTAEKKSLRCSKTDKISTWKKSQKTRTVKSDFTCFRFGKSFNKQGNLERHIKIHTGEKPYTCRQCGESFAQRVNLKVHMRIHNGESPFTCQQCGKIFCHQGSLSHHMRVHTGEKPYTCQQCGKRFNHKGSLDRHIRIHTREKPYTCQQCRKSFSQHGNLEVHMRIHNGESPFTCQQCGKSFSQKGSLSNHIRIHTGEKPYTCQQCGQSFTHKGSLNWHMTVHTGEKPYTCPQCGKSFHQHGNLQVHMRIHTGEKPYTCQQCGKSFTHKGSLNWHMRIHTGEKS, encoded by the exons ggaaaaccaacTATGGatactaacaatgcatcaaagccaatcttgtttcAAATATTTGACATgcccataaaag ACCTAATggcattaaaaaaagagaaagaagtacTCTGTGACATTGAAGAGAAAGATCAATAcgaaaatcagcatgatttcaCAGCTGAAAAGAAATCTTTAAGGTGTTCGAAGACTGACAAGATTTCCACATGGAAAAAATCTCAGAAGACTAGAACAGTTAAAAGTGATTTCACTTGCTTTCGGTTTGGAAAGAGTTTCAATAAACAAGGAAATCTAGAAAGGCATATaaaaattcacactggagaaaagccttacaCCTGCAGGCAGTGTGGCGAGAGTTTTGCTCAACGTGTAAACCTTaaagtccacatgagaattcacaatgGAGAGAGTCCCTTCacatgccaacagtgtggaaaaataTTCTGTCATCAAGGAAGCCTTAGTcaccacatgagagttcacaccggagagaagccttacacatgccaacagtgtggaaagagattcaATCATAAAGGAAGCTTAGACAGGCACATAAGAATTCATACCAGAGAAAAGCCTTACACCTGCCAGCAGTGTAGAAAAAGTTTTTCTCAACATGGAaaccttgaagtccacatgagaaTACATAATGGAGAGAGTCCCTTCacatgccaacagtgtggaaaaagtttcagcCAAAAAGGAAGCCTCAGCAACCACattagaattcacactggagagaagccttacacttGCCAACAGTGTGGACAAAGTTTCACTCATAAAGGAAGCCTTAACTGGCACATGActgttcacactggagagaagccttacacatgccctcagtgtggaaagagttttcatCAGCATGGAAACCTTcaagtccacatgagaattcacactggagagaagccttacacctgccaacagtgtggaaagagtttcactcatAAAGGAAGCCTTAACtggcacatgagaattcacacgggAGAAAAATCTTAG